A stretch of the Mycobacterium shigaense genome encodes the following:
- a CDS encoding virulence factor Mce family protein — protein MRTLTEFNRGRAGLMGAGVLVLVLAVGQSFTSVPMLFASPSYYGQFSDTGQLSKNDKVRISGVNVGTVQALEIDGDHVVIKFDIGANTIGTESRLAIKTDTILGKKVLEIEPRGTRTLRPGGVLPLGQSTTPYQLYDAVFDVNKAAEGWDIDSVKQSLNVLTQTIDQTYPHLSPALDGLAKFSDTIGKRDEEIKHLLAQANQVAGVLGDRSEQINRLLVNAKALLAAFNDRGRAIDALLHNISAFSQQVQGFIDDNPNLNPVLDQLHALSDVLVARKDDLAQTLTYVSQFAASLGESVASGPYFKIVLSNLLPYWALQPFVDAAFKKRGIDPEDFWRSAGLPAFRWPDPNGTRFPNGAPPPAPPVQEGTPDHPGPAFPPGTACSYVPGPGASPRPWNPLPCAGMDVGPFGGNFPAPIDVQTSPPNPNGLPPTAGIPIAGRPGEPPPEVPGTPVPLPLNAPPGARTENLQPAGPPPAPSTFAPGPPAPPGPGQQLPAPFINPGGTGGSGIAGGSQN, from the coding sequence ATGAGGACCCTGACGGAATTCAACCGCGGCCGGGCCGGGCTGATGGGCGCCGGCGTGCTGGTGCTCGTCTTGGCCGTCGGCCAGAGCTTCACCAGTGTCCCAATGCTGTTCGCCAGCCCCAGCTACTACGGGCAGTTCTCCGACACGGGTCAATTGAGCAAGAACGACAAGGTACGCATCTCCGGCGTGAATGTCGGCACCGTGCAGGCGCTCGAAATCGACGGCGACCACGTCGTCATCAAGTTCGACATCGGCGCCAACACCATCGGCACCGAAAGCCGGCTCGCGATCAAGACCGACACCATCCTGGGTAAGAAGGTGCTCGAGATCGAGCCGCGGGGCACCCGGACGCTGCGGCCCGGGGGTGTGCTGCCGCTGGGCCAAAGCACCACCCCCTATCAGCTCTACGACGCGGTCTTCGACGTCAACAAGGCCGCCGAGGGCTGGGACATCGACAGCGTCAAACAGTCGCTGAACGTGTTGACGCAGACCATCGATCAGACCTACCCACACCTCAGCCCGGCGCTCGACGGTCTGGCCAAGTTCTCCGACACGATCGGTAAGCGCGACGAAGAGATCAAACACCTACTCGCTCAGGCCAATCAGGTGGCCGGCGTGCTCGGTGATCGCAGCGAACAAATCAACCGGCTGCTTGTCAACGCCAAGGCCCTTCTTGCCGCGTTCAACGACCGCGGCCGGGCCATCGACGCCCTGCTGCACAACATTTCCGCGTTCTCACAGCAGGTGCAGGGATTCATCGACGACAACCCGAACCTGAATCCGGTATTGGATCAATTGCACGCCTTGTCCGACGTGCTGGTGGCCCGCAAGGACGACCTGGCTCAAACTCTCACGTACGTAAGCCAATTCGCCGCATCATTAGGCGAATCCGTCGCGTCCGGACCGTACTTCAAGATAGTCCTGTCCAATCTGCTGCCGTACTGGGCGTTGCAACCGTTTGTCGACGCCGCGTTCAAGAAGCGTGGTATCGATCCCGAGGACTTCTGGCGCAGCGCCGGCCTGCCCGCGTTCCGCTGGCCCGACCCCAACGGAACCCGATTCCCCAATGGCGCGCCGCCGCCCGCACCCCCCGTGCAGGAAGGCACCCCCGATCATCCGGGACCGGCCTTCCCGCCGGGCACGGCGTGTTCCTACGTGCCGGGGCCCGGCGCTTCCCCGCGACCGTGGAACCCGCTGCCGTGCGCGGGCATGGACGTCGGCCCGTTCGGCGGAAATTTCCCGGCACCGATCGACGTGCAAACGTCGCCGCCCAACCCGAATGGGCTGCCGCCGACAGCGGGGATCCCCATCGCCGGGCGGCCAGGCGAGCCGCCACCGGAGGTCCCGGGCACACCGGTGCCGCTGCCACTCAACGCGCCGCCGGGGGCGCGCACCGAAAACCTGCAACCGGCGGGTCCACCCCCTGCACCGTCGACATTCGCGCCGGGGCCCCCCGCGCCCCCGGGACCCGGGCAGCAGCTGCCGGCACCGTTCATCAACCCCGGCGGCACGGGTGGTAGCGGCATCGCGGGAGGTAGCCAGAATTGA
- a CDS encoding virulence factor Mce family protein, translated as MSSIIASRNLRSRNVIAALVVVLALAAGFVGWHLYQKLTTNTVVAYLPAANALYSGDKVQIMGVRVGSVDRIEPAGGRMKVTFHYSNKYKVPANASAVVLNPTVVASRSIQLEPPYKGGPVMGDHAVIPIERTQLPTEFDQLRESVANTINKLGPTPEQPKGPFGGLVESYADGLAGKGKEINTTLNSLSRSLTALNQGRGDFFAVVHSLAQFVNALHKDDQQLVALNNNLAQFTDKLAGSGSDLSGAIQQFDRLIATLRPFLSKNRQVLARDIDNLANLTTTLVQPEPLNGLETALHVLPTLETNLSQIYHPAHGAVMSIPAIPNFANPMQFFCSMIQAGSRLGYQESAELCAQYLAPILDAIKFNYLPFGLNLFSTAETLPKEVAYSEPRLRPPNGYKDTTVPGIWVPDTPLSHRNAQPGWVVAPGMQGTQVGPVTASLLTPESLAELMGGADSAPPPPGPQTPPGPPNAYDENPIAPVIGQIPPQVPIPPPAPAPGVVPGPVAPTPAGPPPPAQVAAATGPGS; from the coding sequence TTGAGCAGCATCATCGCTAGCCGAAACCTACGCTCCCGCAACGTGATCGCAGCGCTGGTAGTGGTGCTGGCGCTGGCCGCCGGGTTCGTCGGCTGGCACCTCTACCAGAAGTTGACCACCAACACCGTGGTCGCGTACCTTCCCGCGGCGAACGCGCTCTATTCCGGGGACAAGGTCCAGATCATGGGCGTCCGCGTCGGATCGGTCGACAGGATCGAGCCGGCCGGCGGCAGGATGAAGGTGACGTTCCACTACAGCAATAAATACAAGGTGCCCGCCAACGCGTCCGCCGTGGTCCTGAACCCGACCGTGGTGGCGTCCCGGAGCATTCAACTGGAGCCGCCCTACAAAGGCGGCCCGGTGATGGGTGACCACGCGGTGATCCCCATCGAGCGCACCCAGCTGCCGACCGAGTTCGATCAGCTGCGCGAGAGCGTCGCCAACACCATCAACAAACTCGGCCCGACGCCCGAGCAGCCCAAGGGCCCCTTCGGAGGCCTTGTCGAGTCCTACGCAGACGGGCTGGCCGGCAAGGGCAAGGAGATCAACACCACGCTGAACAGCCTGTCGCGGTCGTTGACTGCGCTGAATCAGGGGCGTGGGGACTTCTTCGCGGTGGTACACAGCCTGGCACAGTTCGTCAATGCCCTGCACAAAGACGACCAGCAGCTCGTCGCCCTGAACAACAACCTGGCCCAATTCACCGACAAACTCGCGGGATCGGGCTCAGACCTCTCCGGCGCGATACAGCAGTTCGACCGACTGATCGCTACACTGCGGCCGTTCTTGTCCAAGAACCGCCAGGTGCTCGCGCGCGACATCGACAACCTCGCCAACCTGACCACCACGCTGGTCCAACCCGAGCCGCTGAATGGGTTGGAGACAGCCCTGCACGTCCTGCCGACGTTGGAGACGAACCTCAGTCAGATTTATCACCCCGCGCACGGCGCGGTCATGTCCATCCCGGCAATACCGAACTTCGCGAACCCAATGCAGTTCTTCTGCAGCATGATTCAGGCTGGCAGCCGGCTGGGCTACCAGGAATCCGCCGAACTGTGCGCGCAGTACCTGGCGCCGATTCTCGATGCAATCAAGTTCAACTACTTGCCGTTCGGGCTGAATCTGTTCAGCACAGCCGAGACGCTACCCAAGGAAGTCGCCTACTCCGAGCCCCGGCTACGGCCACCGAACGGGTACAAGGACACCACGGTGCCGGGGATCTGGGTGCCGGACACCCCGTTGTCGCATCGCAACGCCCAGCCCGGCTGGGTTGTCGCGCCGGGCATGCAGGGTACCCAGGTCGGGCCGGTCACGGCGAGCCTGCTGACCCCTGAATCCCTGGCCGAACTGATGGGCGGCGCCGACAGCGCGCCCCCGCCACCCGGGCCGCAGACCCCGCCCGGACCGCCGAATGCGTACGACGAGAACCCGATCGCACCGGTCATCGGACAGATCCCGCCGCAGGTGCCGATCCCGCCACCGGCACCGGCACCCGGTGTGGTCCCGGGACCGGTCGCACCGACTCCGGCTGGACCACCGCCGCCCGCGCAGGTGGCCGCAGCGACGGGCCCAGGTTCGTGA
- a CDS encoding virulence factor Mce family protein → MCAFRFRAQHRAWQGLALLAAAVALTSCARWHGIANVPMPGGPGSGPGSYTVYVQMPDTLALNDNSRVRVADVFVGTVRAIRLKDWVATLTLRLDKSVKLPKNATAKIGQTSLLGSQHIELAAPPNPSPEPLRDGDTIALKNSSAYPTTEQTLASLALILRGGGIPNLEVLQNEVFNIVNGRSDQIRTFVGKLDTFTARLDEQREDITRAIDSTNRLLTYVSSRSDVLDRVLTEFPPLIKHFADKQQLLIDAVDATGRLSAVADKYLSASRGDLHHDLLALQCPLRELGRASPYLIRALKLILVRPFDVDAVPKAFRGDYFNLSLTLDLTLSSVDNAFLTGTGLSGALRALEQSWGRDPETMIPDVRYTPNPNDAPGGPLVERADRQC, encoded by the coding sequence TTGTGCGCGTTTAGGTTTCGCGCTCAGCACCGAGCCTGGCAGGGCCTGGCCCTACTGGCGGCGGCCGTGGCGCTGACGTCGTGTGCGAGGTGGCACGGCATCGCGAATGTCCCGATGCCCGGTGGGCCGGGCAGCGGGCCCGGCTCCTACACCGTCTACGTGCAGATGCCCGACACGCTGGCCCTGAACGACAACAGCCGGGTGCGGGTAGCCGACGTCTTTGTCGGCACGGTGCGCGCGATCCGCCTGAAGGACTGGGTTGCCACGCTGACGCTTCGCCTGGACAAGAGCGTCAAATTACCCAAGAACGCCACCGCCAAGATCGGGCAGACGAGCCTGTTGGGCTCGCAGCACATCGAACTGGCAGCGCCGCCCAACCCGTCGCCGGAGCCGCTGCGGGACGGCGACACCATTGCGCTGAAGAATTCGTCCGCCTACCCCACCACTGAGCAGACGCTGGCCAGTCTCGCGCTGATCTTGCGCGGGGGTGGCATCCCGAACCTCGAAGTGTTGCAGAACGAGGTCTTCAACATCGTGAACGGGCGGTCCGACCAGATCCGAACCTTCGTCGGCAAGCTCGACACCTTCACCGCCCGACTCGACGAACAGCGTGAGGACATCACCCGGGCCATCGATTCCACCAACCGGCTGTTGACCTACGTGAGCTCACGCTCCGACGTCTTGGATCGCGTCCTCACCGAATTCCCGCCGCTGATCAAACATTTCGCCGACAAGCAGCAGCTCTTGATCGACGCGGTCGATGCGACGGGACGGCTCAGCGCGGTCGCCGACAAATACCTGTCCGCGTCGCGCGGCGACCTGCACCATGATTTACTGGCGCTGCAGTGCCCGCTGCGGGAACTCGGCCGCGCCTCGCCGTATCTGATTCGCGCCCTCAAGCTGATTCTCGTCCGGCCGTTCGACGTCGACGCCGTACCGAAGGCGTTTCGCGGCGACTACTTCAACTTGTCGCTGACGCTCGACCTGACCCTCAGCTCCGTCGACAACGCGTTCCTCACCGGGACCGGACTCTCCGGGGCGTTGCGCGCGCTCGAGCAGTCGTGGGGCCGCGACCCGGAAACGATGATCCCCGACGTCCGATACACGCCCAACCCCAACGACGCCCCGGGCGGGCCTTTGGTCGAAAGGGCAGATAGGCAATGCTGA